The following are encoded together in the Lathyrus oleraceus cultivar Zhongwan6 chromosome 3, CAAS_Psat_ZW6_1.0, whole genome shotgun sequence genome:
- the LOC127128689 gene encoding uncharacterized protein LOC127128689 isoform X1: MKQVKPLQLFHKLVKTTQNERGRLMGLDVGDKYVGLALSDFDNKIASPFSVLVRKKTNVKLMASDFKSLISKYSLKGFVIGLPFDRHLVSSDAVQMKVFIDNLRRTNMLEDVEYTFWNECFTSKNVELLLKPLNLKHPVHSKTMLDKFAAVGILQGYLDYVNRKAKVITPESTST, translated from the exons ATGAAGCAAGTGAAGCCCTTGCAGTTGTTTCATAAACTGGTGAAAACAACACAGAATGAACGTGGAAGGTTGATGGGTTTAGATGTTGGTGATAAATATGTTGGTCTTGCTCTTTCTGACTTTGATAACAAAATTGCTTCACCTTTCAG TGTTCTCGTCAGGAAGAAGACAAACGTTAAATTAATGGCTTCTGATTTTAAGAGTCTG ATCTCTAAATATTCCTTGAAAGGCTTTGTTATTGGCCTCCCTTTTGACAGACATCTGGTGTCTTCTGAT GCTGTGCAAATGAAGGTCTTCATTGATAACCTCCGTAGAACAAACATGCTTGAAGATGTAGAATATACATTCTGGAATGAGTGTTTCACGTCAAAG AATGTAGAGTTGTTGTTAAAGCCTTTGAACTTGAAACATCCAGTGCATTCCAAAACCATGCTAGACAAGTTTGCTGCTGTAGGAATACTTCAA GGGTACCTGGACTATGTCAACAGAAAAGCAAAGGTGATAACACCAGA GTCAACAAGCACTTGA
- the LOC127128689 gene encoding uncharacterized protein LOC127128689 isoform X3, which produces MKQVKPLQLFHKLVKTTQNERGRLMGLDVGDKYVGLALSDFDNKIASPFSVLVRKKTNVKLMASDFKSLISKYSLKGFVIGLPFDRHLVSSDAVQMKVFIDNLRRTNMLEDVEYTFWNECFTSKNVELLLKPLNLKHPVHSKTMLDKFAAVGILQGYLDYVNRKAKVITPE; this is translated from the exons ATGAAGCAAGTGAAGCCCTTGCAGTTGTTTCATAAACTGGTGAAAACAACACAGAATGAACGTGGAAGGTTGATGGGTTTAGATGTTGGTGATAAATATGTTGGTCTTGCTCTTTCTGACTTTGATAACAAAATTGCTTCACCTTTCAG TGTTCTCGTCAGGAAGAAGACAAACGTTAAATTAATGGCTTCTGATTTTAAGAGTCTG ATCTCTAAATATTCCTTGAAAGGCTTTGTTATTGGCCTCCCTTTTGACAGACATCTGGTGTCTTCTGAT GCTGTGCAAATGAAGGTCTTCATTGATAACCTCCGTAGAACAAACATGCTTGAAGATGTAGAATATACATTCTGGAATGAGTGTTTCACGTCAAAG AATGTAGAGTTGTTGTTAAAGCCTTTGAACTTGAAACATCCAGTGCATTCCAAAACCATGCTAGACAAGTTTGCTGCTGTAGGAATACTTCAA GGGTACCTGGACTATGTCAACAGAAAAGCAAAGGTGATAACACCAGA ATAG
- the LOC127128689 gene encoding uncharacterized protein LOC127128689 isoform X2, whose translation MKQVKPLQLFHKLVKTTQNERGRLMGLDVGDKYVGLALSDFDNKIASPFSVLVRKKTNVKLMASDFKSLISKYSLKGFVIGLPFDRHLVSSDAVQMKVFIDNLRRTNMLEDVEYTFWNECFTSKNVELLLKPLNLKHPVHSKTMLDKFAAVGILQGYLDYVNRKAKVITPE comes from the exons ATGAAGCAAGTGAAGCCCTTGCAGTTGTTTCATAAACTGGTGAAAACAACACAGAATGAACGTGGAAGGTTGATGGGTTTAGATGTTGGTGATAAATATGTTGGTCTTGCTCTTTCTGACTTTGATAACAAAATTGCTTCACCTTTCAG TGTTCTCGTCAGGAAGAAGACAAACGTTAAATTAATGGCTTCTGATTTTAAGAGTCTG ATCTCTAAATATTCCTTGAAAGGCTTTGTTATTGGCCTCCCTTTTGACAGACATCTGGTGTCTTCTGAT GCTGTGCAAATGAAGGTCTTCATTGATAACCTCCGTAGAACAAACATGCTTGAAGATGTAGAATATACATTCTGGAATGAGTGTTTCACGTCAAAG AATGTAGAGTTGTTGTTAAAGCCTTTGAACTTGAAACATCCAGTGCATTCCAAAACCATGCTAGACAAGTTTGCTGCTGTAGGAATACTTCAA GGGTACCTGGACTATGTCAACAGAAAAGCAAAGGTGATAACACCAGAGTAA